The genomic window AACCGCGAACAGAACTTCGTGTTTAATCTGCTGATGGACCCGGATATCGACTTCGTCACATTGCTGGGACAAGCGGGCACCGGCAAGACCTTGCTCACACTGGCTGCAGGTCTGTGGCAGACGCTAGAAAAGAAACTCTACGCCGAGATCATCATCACCCGCGTCACCGTGCCGGTGGGTGAAGACATCGGCTTCCTGCCCGGTACCGAAGAGGAAAAGATGACACCGTGGATGGGCGCACTAGAGGACAACCTCGACGTACTCAATCAGTCCGAGAACACAGACGCGGGCGACTGGGGACGGGCTGCCACCCGCGACCTGATCAAGTCGCGTGTCAAAATCAAGTCGCTTAACTTCATGCGCGGTCGAACTTTCCTCAATAAGTTTCTGATTATTGACGAAGCACAAAACCTAACACCGAAGCAGATGAAGACCTTGGTCACCCGCGCCGGCCCCGGCACCAAGGTGGTCTGTATGGGCAACATCGCCCAGATCGATACGCCGTATCTGACTGAAGGCAGCTCCGGTCTTACCTACGTGGTGGATAGATTCAAAGGCTGGGACCACAGCGGCCACGTCACCCTGATGCGCGGCGAACGGTCGAGGTTGGCGGACCACGCGGCGGAGGTGCTGTAAGTCATGAAGTTACTCGGCACCCAAACCAGCCCCTACGTGCGTAAAGTGCGTCTGGTGCTGCTGGAAAAACACATCACCCATGATTACCTGATCGACGCGCCGCGTGATGCGGGTAGTCAGGTGGCGCGCGTGAATCCTTTGGGACGCATCCCGGCATTGATTCTGGACGACGAGATTTGCGTGTTCGATTCGCCGGTGATCGCCGAGTACGCCGACACGCTGAATGACACGCCGATTCTGATCCCGCGCGACGATGCGCTGGCACGGATGCAAGTCAAACGCTGGGAGGCGCTGGCAGACGGCATCATGGATTCGGCGGTGGCGGTGCGCAACGAGCGTGTGCGTCCAGAGGAAAAACAAGAGCCGAACAACATCACACTGCACAACAACGCCGTGACCCGCGCGCTGGCGTACGCCGCCGAGTTACTGGGTGAGCATGAGTTCTGCACCGGCAAGGCGCTAACGCTAGCGGACTTGGCGTTGGTCAGCGCACTGGTCTATCTTGATCTGCGCCAGCCGGAGCGCGATTGGCGCAGCGCCCATGCTAATCTGGCCGCGTGGTTCGCACGGATGGCTGAGCGGGAAAGCGTGAAGATCAGCTTGGCCGAGCAGCCATGAGCACACCGGATACCGATCTCACCCCCGAGCAACATCGCATCTGCCGCCAGTGCGGCACCGAGCCGCCGTTCAGCGGCGAGTATTGGGATTGCCATGAGGCGGGAATATATCGCTGCGTGTGCTGCAGTGAGGCGCTGTTCGATGCCGCGACCAAATTCAATTCAGGTACGGGTTGGCCGAGCTACTGGCAACCGACCAGCGCCGAGGCGATCAAAGAATTGGCCGATCACTCGCACGGGATGCGCCGCGTAGAAGTGCGTTGCGCCCACTGCGACGCGCACCTCGGCCATCTGTTCGAGGATGGCCCCGCTCCCACTGGGCTGCGCTATTGCATCAACTCCGCCGCGCTGAAGCTCGACAGAGCCTGACATTCTCGGGATAATCCGCCGCCATGAAACTGCTCTTCGATCTCTTCCCCGTCATCCTGTTCTTCGTCACCTTCAAGTTCGCAGGTATCTATGCCGCGACAAGTGCCGCCATCGCTGCTACAGTCGCCCAGATCATCTGGACCAAATGGCGGCATGGAAAAGTGGAGAAAATGCTGTGGGTGAGCTTCGGCATCATCACGGTGATGGGCGGCGCAACGCTGCTGCTGCATGACGAAAGCTTCATCAAGTGGAAACCGACCATCTTGTATTGGGCCTTCGCTGCTGCGCTGTTGTTCTCCAACTTACTGTTCCGAAAAAACCTGATCAAGGCTCTGTTGCAAGAGAAGATCGCCCTGCCCAACCAGGTCTGGCGTAATCTCAATCTAGCCTGGAGCATGTTCTTCACGGTATTGGGCTGCATCAATCTCTACGTCGCGTTCAACTACACCACCGACCAGTGGGTCAATTTCAAACTGTTCGGCGCGACTGGGCTGATGTTCGCCTTCATTCTGGCGCAGTCGTTCTTCCTCGCCAAATACGCCGAGCAGGACAAGGAGCAGAACTGATGCTGTACGCCATCACTGGAGCCGACATCGCCGACAGCCTGTCGCGCCGACTTGACGCACGTCCCGCGCATCTTGCTCGTTTGCAGGCCTTGCAGGGCGAAGGCCGCTTGCTGCTGGCGGGCCCCTTCCCTGCCGTGGATGCGGTCGATCCCGGCGCAGCGGGGTTCACCGGTAGCCTGATCGTGGCGGAATTCACCTCGCTGGAAGCGGCACAAGCATGGGCAGAAGCTGATCCCTATGTCGCCGCTGGCGTGTATAGCAGTGTCAGCGTCCAACCCTTCAAGAAAGTGTTCCCAGCATGAGTCGGATGGACGAGATTCGCAAACGACTCGCTGCGTTAGACCCCATCCAGTTACAACTGCTAGATGACAGCGCAGCGCATGCCGGACATGCTGGTGCGCGTAGCGGCGGCGGGCATTTTCGCTTGCGCATCGTCGCTGCGGCGTTCGCTGGCAAGCACACCGTGGCGCGGCATCGCATGGTATATTCCGCGCTGCAAAATTTGATGACGGGCGACATTCACGCCCTGACCATCACTGCCCTCACCCCCGAGGAATCGAACTCACTTTAGAGAGGATAGTTCATGTTGAACGTAGCAAAACCTGCCCTGATCGCTCTGGCCTTGCTGGCCGCCTTCCCGGCCTCCGCCGAAGACAAATCCGCCGCCATGGTGAATGGTGTGTCCATTCCACAATCTCGCGTGGACGCTCGCGTCAAGGCAATGGCAGCTCAAGGTCAGCCAGACACACCAGAAGTTCGCAAAGGTATCAAGGATAGCCTCATCAATTTGGAAGTGCTGTCGCAAGCAGCGGCCAAGCAAGGGCTGGACAAGAGTCCAGAAGTGCTGGCTCAAATCGAATTGATCCGCCAGAATGTGCTGGCCGATGCTTATGTGCAGGATTACATCAAAACTCACCCAGTCAGCGAAGATGCGATGAAGGCTGAGTTCAATCGCCTCAAGGGGCAGGCCAGCAAGAATGAATACAAGGCTCGCCACATTCTGGTGAAGACCGAAGCTGAAGCCAAGGAACTTGTAGCCCAATTGAAAAAGGGTGCTAAGTTCGAGAAGCTGGCGGCTAAATCCATGGATCCAGGCTCTGCCAAGCAAGGTGGCGACTTGGGTTGGGCTGATCCTAAGGGCTTCGTGAAAGAGTTTGCCGATGCGCTGGTCAGCCTGAACAAGGGGCAAGTCAGCGAGCCTGTGCAGACTCAGTTCGGCTGGCACGTGATTCGTCTAGATGACACCCGTGAGCACAAGACTCCTGACTTCGAGCAAGTGAAGCCTCAGATCGCCCAACATTTGCAACAACAGCAGATCCAGCAAGCAGTCACCGACCTGCGCGCTGCTGCGAAGATCGAATAAGACTCAAGCTCAGGTCTGAATTAAAAAGTCCTCGCTAGCGTAAGCTAGGAGGACTTTTTTCTGCCTATTCTCTGCCCCTCAAGGTCGGGGAGTACTCATTGCTGCTTCCAACTACCTCTCACTTGGCTGGAGACACGAAACACCTCTTCCAGCTTGGCCGCATCGGCTTCAGTTAGTGCTTGATGCAAATGCTCTAACTCCCGCTGATATAGCCCCAATTCACTGAGCAACGCCCCGCGATTGGCGAGGCAGATGTCGCGCCACATCTCCGGGGAACTGGCAGCGATGCGGGTGAAGTCACGAAAGCCGCTGGCGGCAAAGGATAGCAATAGATCGCGGTTGTCGCGCTGAGCGATGTCGTGCACCAGAGCGAACGATAGCAAGTGCGGAAGATGGCTGACGGCGGCGAATACCTCATCGTGTTGTGCGGGTGTCAGTTCGCACACGGCAGCGCCGCACAACTCCCAGAACAGTCGCACACTGGCAATGGCGGCATCGCTGTTTTCTGGCAAGGGAGTGACCACCACTTTCTTACCTTGATATAGCTCGGCTAGCGCTGCCGATGCGCCGCTCTTCTCGGCTCCGGCGATGGGGTGCGCAGGGACGAACTGTCCGACCTTGTCACCTAGATTCGCATACGCCGCCGCGACTACGTCACTCTTAGTGCTACCGCCATCGGTAAGCAAGGTATTAGCGCCTAAGTAAGGCGCGATACGGGCAAAGATCGTAGCCATCTGCGCGACGGGCGTAGCCAACAGAATCAGATCCGCATCAGCCACTTCGGCCGCTTCACTCTCCCCGATACGATCAACGATGCCCAAGCGCATAGCCTCATCCAACGTAGTTTTGCTACGCCCAAAGCCGACAATTTCACGCACCGCTCCCGCTTGACGCAAAGCCAACGCAAACGATCCACCGATCAGCCCGACTCCGTAAATGACGATCTTGTTCAATTCAGCCACGCCCATCTTTTAAGTTTTGTGCAATCAATCATCGGAAACTTACGCTGGCCTCTGGAAAATACTACGTACCGTGATACAATGCGCGCCGTTTTGCGAAAGTGGCGGAATTGGTAGACGCACTGGATTTAGGTTCCAGCGCCGCAAGGCGTGCAGGTTCGATTCCTGTCTTTCGCACCAACGGCTTATCTTGTATTCCTCAAGTGACTTGGCGAGAATATCTCGCCAAGTCCTTTCTGTAAATTAAATCGTACGACCCACTGCTCCTGCGATAGCACTCAGCGTGCCCATCAGCTTTTTCAGTTCTTGCGGAGTCAAGGCCTGATCCGCGTCGCACCAAGCATCACACGGGCTAGGGTGCATCTCGACTAGCAAGCCATCCGCGCCCGCAGCAACCGCTGCCTGTGACAATGCCGCCACCATCCATGCCTTACCGCCAGCATGCGAGGGATCAACGATCACCGGCAAGTGAGTCTCTTTCTTCAGCACCGGGATCGCAGTCACGTCCAGCACATTGCGGTAGTAAGTCTCGAAGGTGCGAATGCCGCGCTCGCAGAAAATGATGTTGTGGTTGCCGCCCGCCGCGATGTACTCCGCCGCCATCAGCCATTCGGAGATCGTGGCCGACATGCCGCGCTTAAGGATCACCGGTTTGTTGCAGCGCCCCACTTCCTTGAGCAGATCGAAGTTCTGCATATTTCGGGTGCCGATCTGGATCACGTCCACGTCGTATTCGAGGAAGGTGTCGAGTTGGCGTGCGTCCATCAGTTCGGTGACGATAGGCAATTTATACTTTTCAGCGGCCTTACGGAACATGTCCAAACCTTCGGCACCGTGACCTTGGAAAGCGTACGGACTGGTGCGCGGCTTGAACGCGCCACCGCGCATCAAGCGGCAGCCGGCTTCGTGCACAAATTGTGCGGATAGGTCCATCTGCTCCTGCGTCTCCACCGAGCACGGCCCAGCGATGATCTGGATCTGATTGCCGCCCAACGGAATGCCGCCGATGTCGATGATGGTGTCCTGCTTGTGCGACTCGCGCGATACGATCTTGTATTGCTTGGTGACGTGCATCGCCGACTCCACGCCGGGCAGCGGCGTGAACATCTCCGGTGTCAGCTTGCGCTCATCGCCAATGGCACCGATCACAGTGCGCTCGATGCCGCGCGAGATGTTGGCTTGCAGACCCGCGTTTTCAAGTTTCTTTACCACCGTGCCGATCTCGGCATCGGTGACTTCACTACCCATAATGATGATCATTTACTCTCTCCGATTGCCTGCTCCAATGCAGACAAAAATTTAGCGTTTTCTTGTTCAGTACCGATGCTGACACGCAAAAAATCAGGCATGGCGTAATTTGCGACTGGGCGCACGATCACACCCAGTTCCAGCAGACGGCGGAAGATATGAGCCGCGCCTGCCACTTTGAAGCTGACGAAATTGCCGAACGACGGGATGAATGACAGTCCCATTGCGCGCAAGCCGGCAGTGATCTGCTCCATGCCTTGCTGGTTAAGCAAATAGGTCTGGCGCACGAATTCTTTGTCCTGCAATGCGGCCACGGCCGCCGCTTGCGCAACGCTGTTGACGTTGAATGGCTGGCGCACGCGATTGAGCATATCCACTACCTGCTCGTGAGCGATGGCATATCCCACGCGCAAACCAGCCAACCCATAAGCCTTGGAGAAGGTGCGCGAGATGATCAGGTTCGGAAAGTCCTTCAAGTATCTCACTGAATCAAAGCGGAACTCATCCGACAAGTATTCGTTGTAGGCCTCGTCCAGCACCACCAGAATGTTCTGCGGCAAGGCGCGCAGGAAGCCCATCAACTCGATCTCACCGAAATAAGTTCCCGTCGGGTTGTTCGGATTAGCGATGAACACCACCTTAGGCTGATGCTCAATGGCTGCCGCCAACATCGCGTTCAAATCATGTCCGTAGTTCTTAGCTGCAACCGAAACCCCAGTAGCTCCGACCGCCTGAGTAGCCAGCGGATAGACCGCGAACGCGTGGTCAGAAAACACGGCCTTGTCGCCGGGAGACAAAAAGGCGTGGGCAACCAATTCAAGGACGTCATTCGAGCCATTGCCCAGCACCACGTTGGCCAGATTGACTTCGTAACGCTGGCTGAGTGCCGATTTCAGCTCGTAACCATTGCCATCTGGGTAGAGCGCGATGGAAGCTATAGCTTCATGCATCGCAGCAATGGCTTTGGGACTGGCTCCGAGCGGATTCTCGTTGGATGCCAGTTTAACGATGTCTGCCGGATCAAGGCCGAGTTCACGCGCCAACTCAGGGATGGGCTTGCCCGGTTGGTAGGGGGCGATGTCGCGCACATACTGGGGAGCGAGTTCTGTGTAGTTCATATGTTTCAGCTAAATAGCCGGTGAAATTTAAGTTCGCTCTAAACAGCGACTGGATACGATCCCAAAACCTTGACGAATGAAGCGACTTGCCCAAGCTCAGCCAGTGCCGCCGCCACTTTGGTATCCTGCTGATGCCCTTCGATGTCCACGAAGAATACGTATTCCCACAGGCCGGAACGTGCCGGACGCGATTCCAGCTTGGTCATCGATACACCGTGGTGAGCCAGCGGAGTCAACAGATCATGCACAGCACCGGGACGGTTCGCCGCTGAAATCACCAGCGAAGTCTTATCGCAACCGGAGGGGGAAACTTGCTGATCGCCGATCACCAAAAAACGAGTGGTATTGCGCGGATCATCTTCGATGTTTTCCACGAGCAAAGGAACATCGAACCGCTCTGAGGCTTGCTTACCGGCCACCGCCGCACTGTCGGCCTGTTGGGATGCTAGGCGCGCCGCTTCAGAATTACTCGATACGGCGATACGTTCAGCGTGCGGCAGATTGGCATTGAGCCAGCCCTGACATTGCCCCAGCGATTGTGGATGGGAATACACGCGCCGCACCTCTGCCAAAGTTGAGTTTGACATCAGGCATTGATGCACCTGCAATGGCACCTCACCACAGAGTTTCAACGGACTTTGCAGCATCAAATCCAGCGTGCGTCCAACGGCTCCTTCGGTCGAATTCTCAACCGGCACTACGCCGTAGCGCACTTCATTGCTCTCAACTTTACGAAATACCTCGTCGATCGAGGCACACGGGACGCACACGCTGGCGTGACCAAAACGCTTGAGCGCAGCCGCTTCGGTAAACGATCCTGCTGGGCCGAGATAGGCGATGGATAGCGGCGCTTCCAATGCCCGGCAATGCGACATAACTTCTGTAAATAGCTGGGAGATACTGCCGTTCGGCAGCGGGCCTTGATTGGCCTCATTCAAGCGACGCAGCACTTGTGCCTCGCGCTCGGGACGCAACACTGCCCCGCCCTGCTTGGCGTGACCGATCTGCTGCGCCAGAGCTGCACGCTGGTTGAACAGACGCAGCAACTCATCGTCGATGCGATCAATCTGTACGCGGAACTGCTTGAGGGCGTCGTCACTCATGCTCAGAACTCTTCCTTACTTGGTATCCAGCGGCAGATCACGAACTTTCAACACGCCGGGAATGGCGGCAAGCTGCGCGATCACCTCAGCGGGAACAAGGCTATCTACGTCCACCAAGGTGTAAGCCATTTCACCACGCGACTTATTCATCATCGTATGAATGTTGATGCCCGCCCCCGCCAGCGTGCTGGAAATCTGTCCCAGCATATTGGGTACGTTGGCATTAGCGATGGCTAGACGGTAATTGGATTCGCGCGCCATCACCAGCGTCGGGAAATTCACCGTATTGACCAAGTTGCCGTGCTCCAAATAGTCGCGCACTTGATCGGCGACCATCATGGCACAGTTATCTTCCGCCTCTTCGGTGGAAGCTCCCAGATGCGGCAGCGCGATGATGCCTGCCTGTCCCTGAGCTTGGGCAGTAGGAAAATCGCACACATAGCCGCGCAGATGCTTGGAAGCCAAGCCAGCCAAGACGGCCGCCTCATCAACGATGGCATCACGAGCGAAATTGAGCAGCACGCTGCCTGACTTCATCGTCTGTACGCGTTTTTCATTGATGAGCCCTTTCGTTGCGGGCAGCAAGGGCACATGAAGAGTCACGAAGTCGCTGTGCTTGAGTAGCTCTTCCACCGTGTTTGCCTTCTTTACTTGCGAAGGCAAACTCCAAGCTGCATCTACCGTGATCTCAGGATCGAAGCCGATGACGTTCATGCCTAAACGGATGGCGGCATCAGCGACTAGACGACCAATTGCGCCCAAGCCGATCACACCCAGCGTGCGACCACGCAGCTCGATGCCGGCGTAATGCTTCTTGCCGTCTTCGACCTGTTTGTGCAGTGATGCGTCATCGCCCTGTAAGCTGGCGACGAAACCCAGTGCAGGAACGATGTTGCGCGAGGCCAGCAACATACCGGTGATGACCAACTCCTTCACGGCATTGGCATTAGCTCCGGCAGCATTGAACACCGGCACGCCGCGCGCGCTCATCTGCGCTACCGGAACGTTGTTGGTTCCCGCACCGGCACGCGCAATCGCCAGCACCGAGGCTGGGATGTCCATTTCGTGCATATTCTGCGATCGAACCAATATCGCATCCGGCTCAGCGATGTCATTGCCAATGCGATAGCTGGCCGTCGGCAGACGCTTCAGTCCGACCGACGAGATCTTGTTCAGCGTGAGGATGCCGTAGGTCTTAGCCATGGCTCTTGGCGAACTCGCCCATGAATTCGACCAAAGCTTGTACTCCTTCGACCGTCATAGCGTTGTAAATCGAGGCGCGCATACCGCCTACCGAGCGGTGGCCCTTCAGTTGCAACAAGCCACGCGCATCGGCTTGCTTCAGAAAATCGCTATCTAGGGCAGCATCCTTGAGCGTGAACGGCACATTCATGCGCGAACGGTCGGCATGGTTTACTGGGCAGTTGTAGAAGCCGTTGCTGGAATCAATGGCGGCATACAGCAAATTCGCCTTGAGGATATTGGTCTGCTCCATCGCGGCGATACCACCGCTCTTCTTCAGCCACTGGAACACCAGCCCAGCCATGTAGATAGCGAAGGTGGGCGGCGTGTTGTACATGGAGTCGTTATCGGCGTGGGTCTTGTAATCCAGCATCGTCGGCGTGCCAGCGGGCACTTGGCCGATCAGGTCGTCGCGAACAATGACCAATGTCAGGCCAGCCGGGCCGATGTTCTTTTGCGCACCGGCGTAGATCAGGCCGAATTTGCTCACATCAATGACGCGCGACAGAATGTTGGAGGACATGTCCGCCACCAGTGGCACGTCGCCAGTCTCAGGAACCCAGTTGAACTCGACACCGCCGATGGTCTCGTTCGGCGTGTAATGCAGAAAAGCCGCGTTCGGGTCGCATTTCCAAGTATCGAAAGCTGGGACGTAAGAGCAGTTTTTGTCCTTGTTGTCAGCCACCACGTTCACGCCGCCAAACTTCTTCGCCTCACCGATGGCCTTCTTCGACCACTCACCAGTGTTGAGGTAATCGGCGGAAGCCTTACCCCGCAACAAGTTCAATGGGATCATCGAGAATTGCAGATGCGCACCACCTTGCAGGAACAGCACCTTGTAGTTCGCTGGGATGCCCATCAATTCGCGCAGATCGGCTTCGGCTTGAGCATGGATGCCCATGTATTCCTTGCCGCGATGCGACATTTCCATCACCGACATGCCGCTGCCCTGCCAATCGGCCAGTTCGGCTTGTGCCTGTTGCAATACAGCCTTAGGTAATACGGCTGGGCCTGCGCTGAAATTGTAGATGGTCATCTTGCTCGTGCTCCGTTCAGATTATTCGGATACTTCTTCAGATACTTCGGTGTCATCAGGCTCTTCCGTCTCGGCGATCCGGCTCAACCCCGCCAGTTTGTCGCCCGCTTCCAAATTGATGAGTGTCACGCCCTGAGTCGCGCGGCTCATTTCCCGGATCTCCCTGACGCGAGTGCGGATCAGTACGCCATTGGTTCCGATCAGCATGATCTCGTCTTCGGTATTTACCAGTGCTGCCGCGACAACCTTGCCATTACGTTCCGAGGTCTGGATAGCGATCATGCCTTGCGTACCACGACCATGACGGGTGTATTCGGCGATCGGAGTGCGTTTGCCATAGCCGTTCTCGGTGGCCGTCAACACGCCCTGCTGCTCATCTTCTGCCACCAGCAAGGCGATTACCTTACCGCCTTTAGCCAGATTCATGCCGCGTACGCCGCGCGTGTCACGCCCCATCGGACGGACATCATCTTCATCGAAGCGCACGGCTTTACCTTCATCCGAGAACAGCATCACGTCATGCTTGCCATCTGTGACCGCCACGCCAATGAGGAAATCCCCCTCATCCAGCGCAATGGCAATGATACCTGCCTTGCGGGGATTACCGAACTGGGACAGCGCCGTTTTCTTGACCGTACCGCCTGCCGTAGCAAAGAAGATGAACTTGTCTTCGACGAACTCGCGTACCGGCAAGATAGCATTGATCTTTTCGCCCGGCTCCAATGCCAACATATTGACGATAGGCTTGCCGCGCGATGTTCGGCTACCCAGCGGAACTTCATACACCTTGAGCCAATAAGCGCGGCCACGGTTAGTGAAGCACAGGATGTAGTCGTGGGTATTGGCGATGAACAGATTATCAACAAAGTCATCTTCTTTGGTCGATGCCGCCTGCTTGCCGCGTCCACCGCGCTTTTGCGCACGGTACTCATCCAGCGACTGCGCCTTCATATAGCCCGCATGAGACAAGGTCACCACCACATCTTCCGAGGCGATCATGTCTTCCATGGTCATGTCTTGCACGTAGGTAATGATCTCGCTGCGACGCTTGTCGCCGAACTGGTTCTTGATGAGATTGAGCTCTTCACCGATGATGAACGAGACACGCTCGGGCTTGGCTAGGATATCGAGCAGGTCAGCGATCTTGTCCATCACTTCGCGGTATTCACCGACGATCTTGTCTTGCTCCAGCCCTGTCAGTCGTTGCAAACGCAACTCCAAAATGGCTTGCGCCTGAACTTCGGATAGGCGATAGCCTCGTTCTGCGCCCTCACCAACCAGTCCGAACTCTAGAGACAGATTATCAGGGCGCGAGGCGTTGCTAACGCGACTCAACATATCTTCAACCAAAGACGAGCGCCAAGTACGCGACATCAGCCCACGCTTGGCATCAGCAGGCGCAGCAGCCGCTTTGATAAGGGCAATGATCTCGTCCACATTAGACAACGCAACCGCTAGGCCTTCCAACACATGGCCGCGTTCACGCGCCTTGCGCAGTTCAAAGATGGTGCGACGTGTCACCACTTCGCGGCGGTGGCGCAGGAAGGCGTCGAGGAATTGCTTAAGATTGAGCAGCTTGGGCTGGCCGTCGAGCAAGGCGACCATGTTCATGCCAAAACTATCTTGCAACTGGGTTTGCTTGTACAGCTGGTTGAGGATCACTTCCGGTACTTCACCGCGCTTTAGCTCGATCACTGCGCGCATCCCGGATTTATCTGATTCATCACGAATCTCGGAAATCCCCTCAATCTTCTTTTCACGTACAAGCTCGCCAATCTTGATCAGCAAGTTGGCCTTATTCACTTGGTAAGGCAACTCATCGATAATGATGGCCTGACGATCATTGCTCTTACTAATCGGCTCGAAATGGCAGCGACCACGCATGATGACGCGACCACGACCAGTGCGATAGCCCTCCTTGATGCCGGCTGTGCCATAGATCAGGGCAGCGGTCGGAAAGTCTGGCGCAGGAATCAATTCGATCAGCTCTTCGATATCCATATCTGGGTTGGCCAGCAACGCCAGACAGCCATCGATCACCTCATTCATATTGTGCGGCGGAATGTTGGTCGCCATGCCGACAGCAATACCCGAGGAACCATTCACCAGCAAATTGGGGAAGCGCGCGGGAAATACCAGCGGTTCATGCTCCGAACCATCGTAGTTCGGTCCGAAATCCACCGTTTCTTTGTCTAGATCTTCCAGCAACTGATGGGCGATCTTCGACATACGGATCTCGGTGTAACGCATCGCGGCGGCATTGTCGCCATCGACCGAACCGAAGTTACCCTGACCGTCCACCAACATGTAGCGCAGAGAAAAGCTCTGCGCCATACGCACGATGGTGTCGTACACCGCAGTATCTCCGTGCGGGTGATACTTACCGATCACATCACCGACGATACGCGCCGACTTCTTATAAGCGCGATTCCAGTCGTTAGATAATTCGTGCATCGCAAACAGGACACGGCGATGGACCGGCTTCAGCCCATCGCGCGCATCTGGCAAGGCACGACCTACGATTACGCTCATGGCGTAATCCAAGTAGGACTTGCGCATTTCCTCTTCAAGACTGACCGACAGGGTTTCCTTAGCGAATTGTTCCATAGTGGCAGCGATACCTGATTTATTGACTGGTAAAAACAGCCCGCGAGTTTATCACGCCAGACCAAGGCAAAACAAAGCAAAAATGCCACAGTTTTGTTGCAATAGCGCATCACTATTTACAAGCCGCCGCGCTACGCTTACTATCCCGCCCAGTGTGCAGTGAGCACCGAAAGAACATCAACTAATATAAGGATTCCACCATGAAACTGAGCCTCGGACAAACTCTGCTGTTGGCAGCCCTTTCTTCCTCCAGCTTGACCGCATTAGCCCACCCAAACAGCATTGGATACGCATACGACGAGCGCGGAGTTATTGCTCGTGATGGCTACGGAAATTGCGTTCGCACCGCTGAGTGGGCAAAGGAAAATGCAGTTAAAGAGTGTGATCCCGCACTGTTCCCAGCTCCCGTTGCTGTTAAGCCAGCACCTGTAGTCGTTGCACCCGCTCCAGCACCGGCACCTATGCCAGTTAAGATTGAACTGAGCGCCGATAACTCCTTCGACACCGGCAAATCGACACTGAAGCCTGAAGGTCAAGCCGTACTTGACAAGCTGGCAGCCGATTTGAATGGCGTAACTTTCGACAAGCTCACCATCGTTGGTCATGCTGACCGTCGCGGCTCCAAAGCTAGCAACCAGAAGCTGTCTGAAGATCGCGCTAACTCGGTCAAGGCTTATCTGGCAAGCAAGGGTGTTGATGGCGGAAAGATGAGTGCTTCCGGCATGGGTAGCAGCGAGCCTGTAACTGCAGCTGGCGATTGCAAGAAGCTGAAGGGTGCCAAGCTGGCAACATGCCTGTCTCCTGATCGTCGCGTATCTATCC from Ferriphaselus amnicola includes these protein-coding regions:
- the hisC gene encoding histidinol-phosphate transaminase; its protein translation is MNYTELAPQYVRDIAPYQPGKPIPELARELGLDPADIVKLASNENPLGASPKAIAAMHEAIASIALYPDGNGYELKSALSQRYEVNLANVVLGNGSNDVLELVAHAFLSPGDKAVFSDHAFAVYPLATQAVGATGVSVAAKNYGHDLNAMLAAAIEHQPKVVFIANPNNPTGTYFGEIELMGFLRALPQNILVVLDEAYNEYLSDEFRFDSVRYLKDFPNLIISRTFSKAYGLAGLRVGYAIAHEQVVDMLNRVRQPFNVNSVAQAAAVAALQDKEFVRQTYLLNQQGMEQITAGLRAMGLSFIPSFGNFVSFKVAGAAHIFRRLLELGVIVRPVANYAMPDFLRVSIGTEQENAKFLSALEQAIGESK
- the pheA gene encoding prephenate dehydratase; translated protein: MSDDALKQFRVQIDRIDDELLRLFNQRAALAQQIGHAKQGGAVLRPEREAQVLRRLNEANQGPLPNGSISQLFTEVMSHCRALEAPLSIAYLGPAGSFTEAAALKRFGHASVCVPCASIDEVFRKVESNEVRYGVVPVENSTEGAVGRTLDLMLQSPLKLCGEVPLQVHQCLMSNSTLAEVRRVYSHPQSLGQCQGWLNANLPHAERIAVSSNSEAARLASQQADSAAVAGKQASERFDVPLLVENIEDDPRNTTRFLVIGDQQVSPSGCDKTSLVISAANRPGAVHDLLTPLAHHGVSMTKLESRPARSGLWEYVFFVDIEGHQQDTKVAAALAELGQVASFVKVLGSYPVAV
- a CDS encoding phosphoglycerate dehydrogenase, producing MAKTYGILTLNKISSVGLKRLPTASYRIGNDIAEPDAILVRSQNMHEMDIPASVLAIARAGAGTNNVPVAQMSARGVPVFNAAGANANAVKELVITGMLLASRNIVPALGFVASLQGDDASLHKQVEDGKKHYAGIELRGRTLGVIGLGAIGRLVADAAIRLGMNVIGFDPEITVDAAWSLPSQVKKANTVEELLKHSDFVTLHVPLLPATKGLINEKRVQTMKSGSVLLNFARDAIVDEAAVLAGLASKHLRGYVCDFPTAQAQGQAGIIALPHLGASTEEAEDNCAMMVADQVRDYLEHGNLVNTVNFPTLVMARESNYRLAIANANVPNMLGQISSTLAGAGINIHTMMNKSRGEMAYTLVDVDSLVPAEVIAQLAAIPGVLKVRDLPLDTK
- the serC gene encoding 3-phosphoserine/phosphohydroxythreonine transaminase, coding for MTIYNFSAGPAVLPKAVLQQAQAELADWQGSGMSVMEMSHRGKEYMGIHAQAEADLRELMGIPANYKVLFLQGGAHLQFSMIPLNLLRGKASADYLNTGEWSKKAIGEAKKFGGVNVVADNKDKNCSYVPAFDTWKCDPNAAFLHYTPNETIGGVEFNWVPETGDVPLVADMSSNILSRVIDVSKFGLIYAGAQKNIGPAGLTLVIVRDDLIGQVPAGTPTMLDYKTHADNDSMYNTPPTFAIYMAGLVFQWLKKSGGIAAMEQTNILKANLLYAAIDSSNGFYNCPVNHADRSRMNVPFTLKDAALDSDFLKQADARGLLQLKGHRSVGGMRASIYNAMTVEGVQALVEFMGEFAKSHG